The proteins below are encoded in one region of Segatella copri:
- the gltB gene encoding glutamate synthase large subunit, which produces MEKGLYSSAYEHDACGVGMVVNIHGNKSHELVDNALKVLENMRHRGAEGADNKTGDGAGIMLQIPHEFILLQGIPVPEKGKYGTGLVFLPKDEKKQQDILSIMIEEIEREGLQLMHLRNVPTNPDCLGEAALSNEPAIKQVFITGVTDDKVPVFERTLYLIRKRIEKRVSDPDFYICSLSNSNIVYKGMLSSLQLRQYYPDLTNNYFTSGLALVHSRFSTNTFPTWSLAQPFRLLAHNGEINTIRGNRAWMKARESVLSSEALGDIREISPIVQPNMSDSASLDNVFEFFVMSGLSLPHAMAVMVPESFNDKNPISEDLKAFYEYHSILMEPWDGPAALLFSDGRYAGGMLDRNGLRPARYTITKNDMMVVASEVGVMDFDPTEIAEKGRLQPGKILLIDTQEGKIYYDGEIKERLAAQHPYRQWLNTNRIELEKLRSGRKVENGVDNLTRKELEFGFGEEDIDGTIIPMATKGQEPTASMGNDTPLAVLSDQPQIFFNYFRQQFAQVTNPAIDSIRENLVMSLTEYIGRVGSGILNPDESNCKMVRLPHPILTNTQLDILQNIRYKGFNTVKLHMLFETAKGEEGLHEALDELCKQAAQSVDDGYNYIILSDRGVDETHAAIPSLLAVSAVHHYLIDAGKRVQTALIVESGEIREVMHAALLLGYGASALCPYLTYAILDDLVKKGKIQEDYHTAEQNYIKAVKKGLFKIMAKMGISTIRSYRGAKIFESIGLSESLLKSYFGTEVSTIGGIGLETIARDAIRLHDKAFETKKLEFLPSMGQFHYRKDGIKHAWNPETIATLQLATRKGDYDLFKKYTHLVDDKQEPIFIRDFFTFRKNPISIDKVEPVEEIVKHFVTGAMSFGALSKEAHEAMALAMNALGARSNTGEGGEDNERFHSTQDGISLSSKTKQVASGRFGVTTEYLVNAEEIQIKVAQGAKPGEGGQLPGFKVNEVIAKTRHSIPGISLISPPPHHDIYSIEDLAQLIFDLKNVNPKAAISVKLVAESGVGTIAAGVAKAKADLIVISGAEGGTGASPASSMRFAGISPEIGLSETQQTLVKNGLRGQVRLQVDGQLKSGRDIILMALLGAEEFSFGTAALIVLGCVMMRKCNLNTCPMGVATQDPKLRAHFRGSYKYLINYFRFLAEEVREYLAEMGYTSLNDIIGHTELIIRKKDEEIVPTEGSDAVEPEVAKSIKEKADLLDFSRLLHRETGHCSLYHTTEQIHDLDNVLDQQLIRGAQRAIENQEEVNLDFAIKNTDRAAGVMLSGMIAEKYGEAGLPDKTVNVKFKGSAGQSFGAFLVKGVDFKLEGETNDYFAKGLSGGRVSILPPIRSNFSAEDNIIAGNTGLYGATSGELYINGKVGERFGVRNSGAIAVIEGAGDHCCEYMTGGRVVVLGETGRNFAAGMSGGVAYVWDKNHNFDYFCNMDMVEINLVEDSTYRKELHELIRQHYLYTGSKLARTMLDDWNHYVEDFIQVVPIEYKRVLQEEQVKKLQQKIADMQRDY; this is translated from the coding sequence ATGGAAAAAGGATTGTACAGTTCAGCCTATGAGCACGATGCGTGTGGCGTAGGTATGGTGGTGAATATCCACGGTAACAAGAGTCATGAGCTGGTTGATAACGCCTTGAAGGTACTCGAGAACATGCGTCATCGTGGTGCAGAGGGTGCCGATAACAAGACGGGTGATGGTGCCGGTATCATGCTCCAGATTCCACATGAGTTTATTCTTCTTCAGGGTATCCCAGTGCCAGAAAAAGGTAAATATGGTACGGGTCTCGTCTTCTTGCCTAAGGATGAGAAGAAACAGCAGGATATTCTCTCTATCATGATTGAGGAAATTGAACGCGAGGGATTGCAGCTGATGCATCTCCGCAATGTGCCTACTAACCCTGATTGTTTGGGTGAGGCTGCTTTGAGTAACGAACCAGCTATCAAACAGGTGTTTATCACAGGTGTTACAGATGATAAGGTGCCTGTCTTTGAGCGCACCCTCTATCTTATCCGTAAACGTATTGAGAAACGTGTCAGTGATCCTGATTTCTATATTTGTTCGTTGTCTAATTCGAACATCGTATATAAGGGTATGTTGAGCAGCCTCCAGTTGCGCCAATATTATCCTGACTTGACCAATAATTATTTCACAAGCGGTCTGGCTCTGGTTCACTCCCGCTTCTCTACCAACACCTTCCCAACATGGAGTCTGGCGCAGCCATTCCGTCTCCTTGCCCATAATGGTGAGATCAACACCATCCGTGGCAACCGTGCCTGGATGAAGGCTCGTGAGAGTGTGTTGAGCAGTGAGGCTTTGGGCGATATCCGTGAGATTTCTCCTATCGTTCAGCCTAATATGAGTGACTCTGCAAGCCTTGATAATGTATTTGAGTTCTTCGTGATGAGCGGTTTGTCATTGCCTCATGCCATGGCTGTCATGGTGCCTGAGAGCTTCAATGACAAGAACCCTATCTCTGAGGATCTGAAGGCTTTCTATGAGTATCACTCTATCCTGATGGAGCCATGGGATGGTCCTGCTGCCTTGCTCTTCAGCGATGGCCGCTACGCCGGTGGTATGCTCGATAGAAATGGTCTGCGTCCTGCCCGCTACACCATCACCAAGAACGATATGATGGTAGTCGCATCTGAGGTAGGTGTGATGGATTTCGATCCTACTGAGATTGCCGAGAAGGGTCGTCTGCAGCCTGGTAAGATTCTCCTCATCGATACACAGGAAGGTAAGATCTACTACGATGGTGAAATCAAGGAGCGCCTGGCTGCCCAGCATCCATATCGCCAGTGGTTGAACACCAATCGTATTGAACTGGAGAAACTTCGCAGTGGTCGTAAGGTGGAAAATGGTGTGGATAACCTCACTCGCAAGGAATTGGAATTCGGTTTTGGCGAGGAAGATATCGACGGTACCATCATCCCAATGGCTACCAAGGGTCAGGAACCTACAGCTTCTATGGGTAATGATACTCCGCTTGCTGTGCTTTCCGACCAGCCACAGATTTTCTTCAACTACTTCCGTCAGCAGTTTGCTCAGGTTACCAACCCTGCCATCGACTCCATCCGTGAGAACCTTGTGATGAGTCTTACCGAGTATATCGGTAGAGTAGGTTCCGGTATCTTGAACCCAGACGAAAGCAACTGCAAGATGGTCCGTCTGCCACATCCTATCCTGACCAATACTCAGCTGGATATCCTTCAAAATATCCGCTACAAGGGATTTAATACAGTAAAACTCCACATGCTCTTCGAAACCGCCAAGGGCGAAGAAGGACTGCATGAGGCTCTGGATGAGCTCTGCAAGCAGGCAGCACAGAGCGTGGATGATGGTTACAACTACATCATCTTGAGCGACCGTGGCGTGGATGAGACCCATGCCGCCATTCCATCTCTGCTCGCCGTGAGTGCCGTACATCATTATCTGATTGATGCCGGCAAGCGTGTGCAGACTGCCCTCATCGTAGAGAGCGGTGAGATTCGTGAGGTAATGCATGCAGCCCTCCTGTTGGGTTACGGTGCATCAGCCCTCTGTCCATACTTGACATACGCCATCCTCGACGACCTTGTAAAGAAGGGAAAGATTCAGGAGGATTACCATACAGCCGAGCAGAACTACATCAAGGCTGTGAAGAAGGGCTTGTTCAAGATTATGGCTAAGATGGGTATTTCTACCATCCGAAGCTATCGTGGAGCCAAGATCTTCGAGAGCATCGGTTTGAGCGAGAGCCTCCTGAAGAGCTACTTCGGAACAGAGGTGAGCACCATCGGCGGTATCGGACTCGAGACCATCGCCCGTGATGCCATCCGCCTGCACGACAAGGCATTCGAGACCAAGAAGCTCGAGTTCCTGCCAAGTATGGGACAGTTCCACTACCGCAAGGACGGTATCAAGCACGCTTGGAACCCAGAGACCATCGCCACCCTGCAGCTCGCAACCCGCAAGGGCGATTATGATCTCTTCAAGAAATATACACATCTCGTTGACGATAAGCAGGAGCCTATCTTCATCCGCGACTTCTTCACCTTCCGCAAGAATCCTATCTCTATAGATAAGGTGGAGCCGGTAGAGGAAATCGTGAAGCACTTCGTTACCGGTGCGATGAGTTTCGGTGCCCTCTCCAAAGAGGCTCACGAGGCAATGGCACTCGCCATGAACGCCCTCGGTGCCCGAAGCAATACCGGTGAAGGTGGTGAGGATAACGAGCGATTCCATTCTACACAGGATGGCATCAGCCTCTCAAGCAAAACTAAGCAGGTGGCTTCCGGTCGATTCGGTGTGACTACAGAATATTTGGTAAATGCAGAGGAAATCCAGATCAAGGTGGCACAGGGTGCTAAACCGGGTGAGGGTGGTCAGTTGCCTGGCTTCAAGGTTAACGAGGTCATCGCCAAGACCCGTCACTCTATCCCTGGCATCAGCTTGATTTCTCCTCCACCTCATCACGATATCTACAGTATCGAGGATTTGGCTCAGCTCATCTTCGACCTCAAGAACGTAAACCCTAAGGCGGCTATCTCTGTGAAGTTGGTTGCTGAGAGTGGTGTGGGTACCATCGCTGCCGGTGTGGCTAAGGCAAAGGCCGACCTCATCGTTATCTCTGGTGCTGAGGGCGGTACAGGTGCCAGCCCTGCATCAAGTATGCGTTTCGCTGGTATCTCTCCTGAAATCGGACTTTCTGAAACCCAGCAGACACTGGTGAAGAACGGTCTTCGTGGTCAGGTTCGCCTGCAGGTAGATGGTCAGTTGAAGAGCGGTCGTGACATCATTCTGATGGCTTTGCTCGGTGCTGAGGAATTCAGTTTCGGTACTGCCGCCCTCATCGTATTGGGTTGTGTCATGATGCGTAAGTGTAACCTGAATACCTGTCCTATGGGTGTTGCCACACAGGATCCTAAGCTCCGTGCGCACTTCCGTGGCAGCTACAAGTATCTTATCAACTACTTCCGCTTCCTCGCTGAGGAGGTTCGTGAGTATCTGGCAGAGATGGGTTACACCTCATTGAACGATATCATCGGCCATACCGAGCTCATCATCCGCAAGAAGGATGAGGAGATTGTTCCTACCGAGGGTTCGGATGCCGTAGAGCCAGAGGTGGCCAAGAGCATCAAGGAGAAGGCCGACTTGCTCGATTTCTCTCGTCTCTTGCATCGTGAGACAGGTCATTGCTCGCTCTATCATACTACCGAGCAGATTCATGACCTCGACAATGTACTCGACCAGCAGTTGATTCGTGGTGCACAGCGTGCCATCGAGAACCAGGAAGAGGTGAACCTCGATTTTGCCATCAAGAATACCGATCGTGCTGCCGGTGTGATGCTGAGCGGTATGATTGCCGAGAAATATGGTGAGGCTGGTCTTCCAGACAAGACCGTGAACGTGAAGTTCAAGGGTTCTGCAGGTCAGAGCTTCGGTGCCTTCCTGGTTAAGGGAGTGGATTTCAAACTCGAAGGTGAGACCAATGACTATTTCGCCAAGGGACTTTCAGGAGGTCGTGTTTCCATCCTTCCTCCTATCCGCAGCAACTTCTCTGCTGAGGATAACATCATCGCCGGTAACACCGGTCTGTATGGTGCCACAAGCGGTGAGTTGTATATCAATGGTAAGGTAGGCGAGCGCTTCGGTGTTCGTAACTCCGGTGCCATCGCCGTGATTGAGGGTGCTGGCGACCACTGCTGCGAGTATATGACGGGCGGTAGAGTAGTAGTGCTCGGTGAAACTGGCCGTAACTTCGCCGCTGGTATGAGTGGTGGTGTTGCCTACGTATGGGATAAGAACCACAACTTCGATTACTTCTGTAACATGGATATGGTGGAGATCAACCTCGTGGAGGACAGCACCTATCGCAAGGAGTTGCATGAGCTGATCCGTCAGCATTATCTCTACACTGGCAGTAAGCTTGCCCGTACCATGCTCGACGACTGGAACCACTACGTAGAGGATTTCATCCAGGTAGTGCCAATCGAGTACAAGCGAGTTCTCCAGGAGGAGCAGGTAAAGAAGTTGCAGCAGAAGATTGCGGATATGCAGCGAGATTACTAA
- a CDS encoding ammonium transporter, translating to MSVQDLGISVDTVWMLLAAMLVFFMQPGFALCEAGFTRSKNTANILFKNFVDFMIGSVLFWFVGFGFMFGSDGAGFIGMPNFGDLSFYTNAAGLPTEGFLMFETVFCATSATIVSGAMAERTKFSMYCVYSFFISLIIYPVEGHWTWGGGWLCNSEAGSFMMNTFGAAFHDFAGSAIVHSVGGVLALVGAICLGPRLGKYRNGKSTAIPGHNLMAAALGVFILWFGWFGFNPGSQLAASGEVNRVAISHVFLTTNLAAVCGGLGTMFTSWIKYGKPSFSLTLNGILAGLVAITAGCDLVSPLGSAIIGLLAGIILVFSIEFIDTKLHIDDPVGASSVHGVCGIFGTLMTGLFALDGGAFYGGGFGFFGAQCFGILCIDLWAAVTGIILFWGIKKIAGLRVDKRIEEEGLDIYEHGESCYN from the coding sequence ATGAGTGTACAGGATTTAGGAATTTCAGTAGATACCGTATGGATGCTCTTGGCAGCCATGTTGGTCTTTTTCATGCAGCCGGGATTTGCCCTCTGCGAGGCGGGCTTTACCCGTAGTAAAAATACAGCGAACATCTTGTTTAAGAACTTTGTCGATTTTATGATCGGTTCCGTTCTCTTCTGGTTCGTAGGTTTCGGATTTATGTTTGGTAGCGATGGCGCCGGTTTCATCGGTATGCCTAACTTCGGCGATTTGTCTTTCTATACAAATGCAGCCGGTCTTCCTACTGAAGGCTTCCTGATGTTTGAAACCGTATTCTGCGCTACTAGTGCTACCATCGTTTCAGGTGCTATGGCAGAACGTACCAAGTTCTCCATGTACTGCGTTTACTCATTCTTCATTTCATTGATTATCTACCCTGTAGAGGGTCACTGGACATGGGGCGGCGGTTGGCTTTGTAACAGCGAGGCAGGCTCATTCATGATGAACACCTTCGGTGCTGCCTTCCATGATTTCGCAGGTTCTGCCATCGTACATAGTGTTGGTGGTGTACTTGCCTTGGTTGGTGCTATCTGCTTAGGTCCTCGTCTTGGTAAGTATCGCAATGGTAAGAGTACTGCTATCCCAGGTCACAATCTGATGGCTGCTGCTCTTGGTGTATTCATCCTTTGGTTCGGATGGTTCGGATTCAACCCTGGTTCTCAGCTCGCTGCTTCTGGTGAGGTTAACCGTGTTGCTATCAGTCACGTATTCCTTACAACCAACTTGGCTGCAGTCTGCGGTGGTTTGGGTACCATGTTCACATCTTGGATTAAGTATGGCAAGCCATCATTCTCATTGACATTGAATGGTATCTTGGCTGGTTTGGTAGCCATTACTGCTGGTTGCGACTTGGTTAGTCCATTGGGTTCAGCCATCATCGGTCTCTTGGCAGGTATCATCTTGGTATTCTCTATTGAGTTCATCGATACCAAGCTTCATATTGATGATCCTGTTGGTGCAAGTTCTGTTCATGGTGTTTGTGGTATCTTCGGTACCTTGATGACTGGTCTCTTCGCTCTTGATGGTGGCGCCTTCTATGGTGGTGGCTTCGGATTCTTCGGTGCTCAGTGCTTCGGTATCCTCTGCATCGACCTTTGGGCAGCCGTAACAGGTATCATCCTCTTCTGGGGTATCAAGAAGATTGCTGGTCTCCGTGTTGACAAGAGAATTGAGGAAGAAGGTCTCGATATCTATGAGCATGGTGAAAGTTGCTACAACTAA
- a CDS encoding P-II family nitrogen regulator, whose amino-acid sequence MKKIEAIIRKTKFEDVKEALLAADIEWFSYYDVRGEGKMRQARIYRGVMYDTSSIERVLLNVVVRDKNVEKTINAIQEAARTGEIGDGRIFVIPVEDTVRIRTGERGDIALYNAEQEK is encoded by the coding sequence ATGAAAAAGATTGAAGCAATCATCCGTAAGACTAAGTTTGAGGATGTAAAGGAAGCATTGCTTGCCGCCGACATCGAGTGGTTCTCTTACTACGATGTAAGAGGAGAGGGCAAGATGAGACAGGCTCGAATCTACCGTGGTGTCATGTATGATACCAGCAGTATCGAGCGAGTGTTGCTGAATGTTGTCGTGCGCGACAAGAACGTAGAGAAAACGATTAATGCCATCCAGGAGGCTGCCCGTACAGGCGAGATTGGTGATGGTCGAATCTTTGTAATTCCTGTAGAGGATACCGTAAGAATCCGTACAGGTGAAAGAGGCGACATCGCTCTCTATAATGCTGAGCAGGAGAAATAA
- the asnB gene encoding asparagine synthase B encodes MCGIVSIFNIQEQTPELRQQALRMSQKIRHRGPDWSGIYCGGSAILAHERLSIVDPESGRQPLFAPDKKQVLAVNGEIYNHQDIRARFAGKYQYQTGSDCEVILSLYREMRADSDFDSLIYKGEDALHARISKMLEELNGIFAFALYDAERDEFLIARDPIGVIPLYIGYDKGGKVLVASELKALEGQCDHYEPFLPGHYYYSKNPGMKRYYTRDWFEYAAMQKKYQIDDAKKAEEQLKDAEPQEKAAVKEIHDALEASVKRQLMSDVPYGVLLSGGLDSSVISAVAEKYSSTRVENGGETKAYWPRLHSFAVGLKGAPDLAKARLVAEHIGTVHHEINYTIQEGLDAIRDVIYFIETYDVTTVRASTPMYLLARVIRSMGIKMVLSGEGADEVFGGYLYFHKAPDAKAFHEETVRKLGKLYLYDCLRANKSLAAWGIEGRVPFLDKEFLDVAMGMNPVLKMCPDKTIEKKVVREAFADLLPEEVAWRQKEQFSDGVGYSWIDTLKQITASAVSDEQMAHAAERFPINPPQNKEEYYYRSIFAEHFPSDSAAKSVPSVPSVACSTAEALAWDASFKNQNDPSGRAVAGVHEQAYK; translated from the coding sequence ATGTGTGGAATCGTATCTATCTTCAATATTCAGGAGCAGACTCCTGAATTGCGACAGCAAGCGCTTCGTATGAGCCAGAAGATTCGCCATCGCGGACCAGACTGGAGTGGAATCTACTGTGGTGGTTCTGCTATCCTGGCACATGAGCGTCTGAGTATTGTTGACCCTGAAAGCGGTCGCCAACCTTTGTTTGCACCAGACAAGAAACAGGTGCTTGCCGTAAACGGTGAGATTTATAATCATCAGGACATCCGTGCTCGTTTTGCTGGCAAATACCAGTATCAGACCGGTTCCGACTGTGAAGTGATTCTTTCTCTCTATCGTGAGATGCGAGCAGATTCCGACTTTGATTCCTTAATATATAAAGGTGAGGATGCGCTCCACGCCCGTATCTCCAAGATGCTTGAAGAGCTGAACGGTATCTTTGCCTTCGCACTTTACGATGCCGAACGTGATGAGTTTCTCATCGCCCGCGACCCTATCGGTGTGATTCCTCTTTATATCGGTTATGATAAAGGTGGAAAGGTGCTGGTGGCAAGTGAGTTGAAGGCTTTGGAAGGTCAGTGCGACCACTATGAGCCATTCCTCCCAGGCCATTATTATTATAGCAAGAACCCTGGCATGAAGCGTTACTATACACGCGATTGGTTTGAGTATGCTGCCATGCAGAAAAAATATCAGATTGATGATGCCAAGAAGGCTGAAGAACAGCTGAAGGATGCTGAACCTCAGGAGAAAGCGGCAGTGAAAGAGATTCATGATGCCTTGGAGGCTTCTGTCAAACGTCAGTTGATGAGTGATGTTCCTTATGGTGTCCTTCTCAGTGGTGGTCTTGATTCTTCTGTTATCTCTGCTGTAGCCGAGAAATATTCTTCTACCCGTGTAGAGAATGGGGGAGAGACCAAGGCGTATTGGCCACGTCTGCACTCCTTCGCTGTTGGTTTGAAGGGTGCGCCTGATCTGGCAAAGGCACGTTTGGTTGCCGAACACATCGGAACCGTGCATCACGAAATCAACTACACCATTCAGGAAGGTCTGGATGCCATCCGTGATGTCATCTATTTTATCGAGACCTATGATGTTACCACTGTGCGTGCATCTACCCCGATGTATCTGCTGGCGAGAGTCATCCGAAGCATGGGTATCAAGATGGTGCTTTCGGGCGAGGGTGCTGACGAGGTATTCGGAGGTTATCTCTACTTCCATAAAGCACCGGATGCCAAGGCATTCCATGAGGAAACCGTACGAAAGTTGGGTAAACTCTATCTCTACGATTGTCTGAGAGCTAACAAAAGTTTGGCAGCATGGGGCATCGAGGGCCGTGTGCCTTTCCTCGACAAGGAGTTCCTGGATGTAGCGATGGGTATGAACCCGGTTTTGAAGATGTGTCCGGATAAGACCATCGAGAAAAAGGTGGTTCGTGAGGCATTTGCCGATTTGCTTCCAGAAGAAGTGGCATGGCGACAGAAGGAACAGTTCTCAGATGGTGTGGGCTATTCATGGATTGATACCCTGAAGCAGATTACCGCATCTGCCGTCAGCGATGAGCAGATGGCGCATGCTGCTGAGCGATTCCCTATCAACCCTCCACAGAATAAGGAGGAGTATTATTATCGTTCTATCTTCGCCGAGCATTTCCCAAGCGACAGCGCTGCCAAGAGCGTACCTAGTGTGCCTAGCGTAGCATGTTCTACAGCCGAAGCCCTTGCCTGGGATGCCTCATTCAAGAACCAGAACGACCCTAGTGGCAGAGCCGTGGCGGGAGTTCACGAACAGGCGTATAAATAA
- a CDS encoding glycoside hydrolase family 2 TIM barrel-domain containing protein: protein MSIRNIANVSLCLALLSVGNGVAAQNESRWHNVDINQQNREPRRAAFFAYETLDKAQSFDKRKSVNYLSMEGMWKFNFVKDYNKRPANFFAANYDDSEWKDFPVPGLFELNGYGDATYKNVGYAWATQFDPNPPYISELNNYTGSYRRTFELPKDWKGKDVYFHVGSATSNLTLWVNGKYVGYSEDSKVAAEFNISKYLKPGKNLIAMQVMRWCDGSYFEDQDFWRFTGIAREVYLYARPKLHAADIRLDAGLMNNYRDGILNYQIALKGGKTDVTVALCDKDGKQIASATGAQGVIKVPKVKAWTAETPYLYKVYISLKNKQGVAEVIPQKVGFRNVEIKNAQLLVNGKPVLIKGANRHEMDPDGGYVVSVERMIQDIRIMKQLNINAVRTCHYPDDPRWYELCDEYGLYLTAEANLESHGMGYGEKSLAKFPEYLQTHIERNEGNVKSFINHPSVIVWSLGNECGYGINFEKTYDWVKALDKTRPVQYERGGYDSKTDIYCPMYIDYEESEKYCKSDGVKPYIQCEYAHAMGNSEGGFKEYWDLIRKYPKYQGGYIWDFVDQGIRDKSPVTGKEIFTYGGDYGRYPASDYNFNCNGIIAPDRRLNPHAYEIQYYHQNVWIKDLDAVNGAFKVYNENFFRNIDDLNLTATVYANGVKLATVEIPETKGIAPQATKLIKSDELKYAVAEAESKHAKEEIVLNFAFASDGTQPLVDKGQVMARQQFIISDYQFAKPAVPAVAAAPTKKGKVQETNSMEVEETNSYVKVSAQRMSVTIGKKTGMIDYLDVDGEPMLKFRESMTPEFWRAPTDNDYGASLQKEMRVWKNPQMNLKSFDKNVSKDNVVLTALFDMPDVKAQLMLRYDISAAGEVNVTQKMTTDKEVQVADLFRFGLQLQMPATFSKLEYYGRGPEENYVDRHSSAFIGKYESDVKDEYYPYIRPQESGNHTDIRYFSIFNPTTGKGITFEGYEPMECSAIPYLVEDLDSGIEKTHAWGQHSGDLVDKGLVQLHIQKCQYPLGCIDSWMTKPMEKYRLHYADREFTFKIKAK, encoded by the coding sequence ATGAGCATCAGAAATATAGCAAATGTATCGCTTTGCCTCGCCTTGCTGTCTGTCGGCAATGGCGTGGCGGCTCAGAACGAGTCGCGCTGGCATAATGTGGATATCAACCAGCAGAACCGCGAACCTCGCCGTGCTGCTTTCTTTGCATACGAGACCCTTGACAAAGCACAGAGTTTTGACAAGAGGAAGTCGGTCAACTATCTTTCGATGGAAGGCATGTGGAAGTTTAACTTCGTGAAGGATTATAACAAGCGTCCTGCCAACTTCTTTGCAGCCAATTATGACGATTCGGAGTGGAAGGATTTCCCTGTACCGGGGCTGTTCGAACTGAACGGTTATGGAGATGCTACTTATAAGAATGTCGGTTATGCCTGGGCTACCCAGTTTGATCCGAATCCTCCATACATCAGCGAACTCAACAACTATACGGGTTCTTATCGTCGTACCTTCGAACTTCCTAAGGACTGGAAGGGCAAGGATGTCTATTTCCATGTAGGTTCGGCTACCAGCAACCTGACCCTTTGGGTGAACGGCAAGTATGTGGGATATAGTGAAGACAGCAAGGTGGCTGCCGAGTTTAATATCTCCAAGTATCTGAAGCCGGGCAAGAACCTGATAGCTATGCAGGTGATGCGCTGGTGCGATGGTTCTTATTTCGAGGATCAGGACTTCTGGCGCTTTACTGGTATAGCCCGTGAGGTTTATCTCTATGCACGTCCGAAACTTCATGCTGCCGATATCCGTCTTGATGCCGGTTTGATGAATAATTATCGGGATGGTATCCTGAACTATCAGATAGCACTGAAGGGCGGCAAGACTGATGTGACTGTTGCCTTGTGCGATAAGGATGGCAAGCAAATAGCATCGGCTACCGGAGCTCAGGGTGTAATCAAAGTACCGAAGGTGAAGGCTTGGACTGCTGAGACACCTTATTTATATAAGGTATACATCTCTCTGAAGAATAAGCAGGGGGTAGCGGAGGTGATTCCGCAGAAGGTGGGCTTCCGCAATGTGGAAATCAAGAACGCCCAGTTGCTGGTGAACGGCAAGCCTGTACTGATTAAGGGTGCCAACCGGCATGAGATGGATCCGGATGGTGGATATGTGGTAAGTGTAGAGCGCATGATTCAGGATATCAGAATCATGAAACAGTTGAACATCAATGCGGTTCGTACCTGCCATTATCCTGACGATCCTCGCTGGTATGAACTCTGTGATGAATACGGACTGTATCTTACTGCTGAGGCTAACCTCGAATCTCATGGTATGGGATATGGGGAGAAATCACTTGCTAAGTTCCCTGAGTATCTCCAGACTCACATCGAGCGCAATGAAGGTAATGTGAAAAGTTTTATCAATCACCCTTCTGTCATCGTATGGAGTTTGGGTAATGAGTGTGGTTACGGCATCAACTTCGAAAAGACCTATGACTGGGTGAAAGCGCTCGACAAGACCCGTCCTGTTCAGTATGAGCGTGGCGGTTATGACAGCAAGACCGATATTTACTGCCCGATGTATATCGACTACGAGGAGAGTGAGAAATATTGCAAGAGTGATGGTGTTAAACCATACATCCAGTGCGAATATGCTCATGCCATGGGTAATTCGGAAGGTGGTTTCAAGGAATATTGGGACCTCATCCGTAAGTATCCTAAGTATCAGGGTGGCTATATCTGGGACTTCGTAGATCAGGGCATTCGTGACAAGAGTCCTGTCACCGGTAAGGAAATCTTTACTTATGGTGGAGATTACGGCCGCTATCCGGCAAGTGACTATAACTTCAACTGTAATGGCATCATTGCTCCAGACCGCCGTCTGAATCCTCATGCTTACGAGATTCAGTACTATCATCAGAATGTATGGATTAAGGACCTGGATGCTGTGAATGGTGCTTTCAAGGTTTACAACGAGAACTTCTTCAGGAATATCGATGACTTGAACCTGACAGCTACGGTTTATGCCAATGGTGTGAAACTGGCTACAGTTGAGATTCCTGAAACAAAGGGTATTGCTCCTCAGGCTACCAAACTGATCAAGAGTGATGAACTGAAGTATGCGGTGGCTGAGGCTGAATCGAAGCATGCAAAGGAGGAGATTGTTCTTAACTTTGCTTTTGCAAGCGATGGCACACAGCCGCTGGTAGACAAGGGCCAGGTGATGGCTCGCCAGCAGTTTATCATCAGTGATTATCAGTTTGCCAAACCGGCGGTTCCTGCTGTTGCTGCTGCACCAACCAAGAAGGGTAAGGTGCAGGAGACAAACAGTATGGAGGTGGAGGAAACCAACTCTTATGTGAAGGTCAGCGCACAGAGAATGTCTGTTACCATAGGCAAGAAGACGGGTATGATAGATTATCTCGATGTAGATGGTGAACCGATGTTGAAGTTCCGTGAGAGTATGACTCCGGAATTCTGGCGTGCTCCTACCGATAATGACTATGGAGCATCTCTGCAGAAGGAGATGAGAGTATGGAAGAACCCGCAGATGAATCTGAAGTCTTTCGACAAAAATGTGAGTAAGGACAATGTGGTGCTGACAGCTCTCTTCGATATGCCTGATGTGAAAGCTCAGCTGATGCTCCGCTATGACATCAGTGCTGCGGGCGAGGTGAATGTTACCCAGAAGATGACTACCGACAAGGAGGTTCAGGTTGCCGATCTGTTCAGATTCGGTCTGCAGTTGCAGATGCCTGCTACTTTCTCTAAGCTCGAGTATTATGGTAGAGGTCCTGAAGAGAACTACGTAGATCGTCATTCTTCTGCTTTTATCGGCAAGTACGAGTCTGACGTGAAGGATGAATATTATCCATATATCCGTCCGCAGGAGAGTGGTAACCATACCGATATCCGCTATTTCTCTATCTTTAATCCAACCACCGGCAAGGGGATTACCTTCGAGGGGTATGAACCTATGGAGTGCAGTGCCATCCCTTATCTGGTAGAGGATTTGGATTCTGGTATCGAGAAGACGCATGCATGGGGACAACACAGTGGTGATCTGGTGGATAAGGGACTCGTGCAGTTGCATATCCAGAAATGCCAGTATCCTTTGGGCTGCATCGACAGTTGGATGACCAAGCCTATGGAGAAGTATCGTCTCCATTATGCTGATCGTGAATTTACATTCAAAATAAAGGCAAAATAA